A region of Lichenibacterium dinghuense DNA encodes the following proteins:
- a CDS encoding HAD family hydrolase yields the protein MTDPTPLVVFDLDGTLAETAGDLMGALNHVLSLDGLPPLPVEQARSLLGAGGRALIRRGFAAAGRPLDESRLEDLFGLFLAFYEDHIADHSHLYPGVVEALDRLERGGYAFAVCTNKMEAAARQLLAALGVAGRFRAICGQDTFAVFKPEPGALLGTIERAGGDPARCVMVGDSRTDIDTSKAARVPCIAVDFGYTDRPVEEFGPDRVIGHFDALADAVAMLMKGKDGPEDGGGRDRD from the coding sequence ATGACCGACCCCACCCCCCTCGTCGTGTTCGACCTCGACGGCACGCTGGCCGAGACGGCCGGCGACCTCATGGGCGCGCTGAACCACGTTCTGTCGCTCGACGGCCTGCCGCCCCTGCCGGTCGAGCAGGCGCGCAGCCTGCTCGGCGCCGGCGGCCGGGCGCTGATCCGCCGCGGCTTCGCGGCGGCCGGCCGGCCCCTCGACGAGTCGCGCCTGGAGGACCTGTTCGGCCTGTTCCTGGCCTTCTACGAGGATCACATCGCCGACCACTCGCACCTCTACCCCGGCGTGGTGGAAGCGCTCGACCGGCTGGAGCGGGGCGGCTACGCCTTCGCGGTCTGCACCAACAAGATGGAGGCCGCGGCCCGGCAGCTCCTCGCGGCGCTGGGCGTCGCGGGGCGCTTCAGGGCCATCTGCGGGCAGGACACGTTCGCCGTGTTCAAGCCCGAGCCCGGCGCGCTGCTCGGCACGATCGAGCGCGCCGGCGGCGACCCCGCGCGCTGCGTGATGGTGGGCGACAGCCGCACCGACATCGACACCTCCAAGGCGGCCCGGGTGCCCTGCATCGCGGTGGACTTCGGCTACACCGACCGGCCCGTGGAGGAGTTCGGCCCGGACCGCGTCATCGGCCACTTCGACGCCCTGGCGGACGCTGTGGCGATGCTGATGAAGGGGAAGGACGGTCCGGAGGATGGTGGTGGGCGCGACAGGGATTGA
- the rpiA gene encoding ribose-5-phosphate isomerase RpiA, translating to MAEQSDEASKRRVAARALAFVEDGMRLGLGTGSTAKHFVDLLAERVRGGLDVVGVPTSERTRLQAEGLGIRLATLDDLPELDLTVDGADEFDPELRLIKGGGGALLREKIVASASARMVVIADASKRVERLGAFPLPVEVNAFGLASTRAKVERAGELAGARGPVALRRGPDGSPFVTDGGHLILDCRFDPIPDPEALADRLVAIPGVVEHGLFIGLASAVVTDGDAGTLVVERPSPNPSRT from the coding sequence ATGGCCGAACAGTCGGACGAAGCCTCGAAACGCCGCGTCGCCGCCAGGGCGCTCGCCTTCGTCGAGGACGGCATGCGGCTCGGGCTCGGCACGGGATCGACCGCCAAGCACTTCGTTGATCTGCTGGCCGAGCGCGTCCGCGGCGGCCTCGACGTCGTCGGCGTCCCCACCTCCGAGCGCACGCGGCTGCAGGCCGAGGGGCTGGGCATCCGCCTCGCCACGCTGGACGACCTGCCGGAGCTCGACCTCACGGTCGACGGCGCCGACGAGTTCGACCCCGAGCTGCGCCTCATCAAGGGCGGCGGCGGCGCGCTGCTGCGCGAGAAGATCGTGGCCTCGGCCTCGGCCCGCATGGTCGTGATCGCCGACGCCTCGAAGCGCGTCGAGCGCCTCGGCGCCTTCCCGCTGCCGGTCGAGGTCAACGCCTTCGGGCTCGCCTCCACCAGGGCCAAGGTCGAGCGCGCCGGCGAGCTCGCGGGCGCGCGCGGACCCGTCGCGCTGCGGCGCGGGCCGGACGGCTCCCCCTTCGTCACCGACGGCGGCCACCTGATCCTGGACTGCCGCTTCGACCCCATCCCCGACCCCGAAGCCCTGGCCGATCGCCTCGTCGCGATCCCGGGGGTGGTGGAGCACGGGCTTTTCATCGGGCTGGCCTCGGCCGTCGTCACGGACGGCGACGCGGGCACGCTGGTCGTGGAACGGCCGAGCCCCAACCCTTCGAGGACCTGA
- a CDS encoding DUF2059 domain-containing protein gives MTSKFRFAAAAALLALAAAPASAQTPPAPAPAAPAPAAPAAPAAPALPAPVPALPQPEVSPEKLAAARQVVTASGMARSFEPMVPQLEEQIPLVITRSRPELSKSLTAVLEQLQPEFNQKSNDMLDIAARIYARHMSLEDLKATAAFFDSPAGKNYVNAQPLMLDELVVAMQAWTQETSTFMMKRVQQEMEKKGDKF, from the coding sequence ATGACGTCCAAGTTCCGCTTCGCCGCCGCCGCCGCGCTGCTGGCCCTCGCCGCAGCCCCGGCGTCCGCGCAGACGCCGCCGGCCCCCGCCCCGGCCGCGCCCGCCCCGGCGGCCCCCGCCGCGCCGGCGGCTCCGGCCCTGCCCGCCCCGGTGCCGGCGCTCCCGCAGCCCGAGGTGTCGCCCGAGAAGCTCGCCGCGGCGCGGCAGGTCGTCACGGCCTCCGGCATGGCGCGCTCGTTCGAGCCCATGGTGCCCCAGCTCGAGGAGCAGATCCCGCTCGTGATCACCCGCTCGCGGCCGGAGCTGTCCAAGAGCCTCACGGCCGTGCTGGAGCAGCTGCAGCCCGAGTTCAATCAGAAGTCGAACGACATGCTCGACATCGCGGCGCGCATCTACGCCCGCCACATGAGCCTCGAGGACCTGAAGGCCACGGCCGCCTTCTTCGACAGCCCCGCGGGCAAGAACTACGTCAACGCCCAGCCGCTGATGCTCGACGAGCTCGTGGTGGCCATGCAGGCCTGGACCCAGGAAACCTCCACCTTCATGATGAAGCGCGTCCAGCAGGAGATGGAGAAGAAGGGCGACAAGTTCTGA
- the gor gene encoding glutathione-disulfide reductase, protein MSTPDRVDYFVIGAGSGGVRSGRIAASHGAKVMVAEDFRIGGTCVIRGCVPKKLYVYASRFADEFADAAGFGWTLGATRFDWPHLVRAKEAEITRLSGLYRQNLEKAGASFVEARARIDGPNAVVLTDGRRVEAEHILVATGGRPTMHPDIPGLEHAITSNEIFDLREFPRRLVVVGAGYIGLEFASVFARLGAEVTVMFRGDQILSGFDDDMRDGLAEALREAGITLLPRTLPRALTRSDGRIEVLMPDGSTVAADQVLMATGRAPNTRNMGLAEAGVALDRKGAVKVDAFSHSSVPSIHAVGDVTDRVNLTPVAVREGHALADTLFGGRPTSVDHAHVASAVFCTPEIGSIGLTERQARERHDVVDIFKAGFRPLKATVSGRKEKVLFKLVVDGVTDRVLGVHILGPEAGEMIQMCAIAVRMGATKADFDATMAVHPTMAEEIVTMRTRSARHVRAVTTGGGADEAMHEGARARQHTGMAGA, encoded by the coding sequence ATGAGCACGCCCGACCGGGTCGATTACTTCGTCATCGGCGCCGGCTCGGGCGGCGTCCGCTCCGGCCGCATCGCGGCCAGCCACGGCGCCAAGGTCATGGTGGCCGAGGACTTCCGCATCGGCGGCACCTGCGTGATCCGCGGCTGCGTGCCGAAGAAGCTCTACGTCTACGCGAGCCGCTTCGCCGACGAGTTCGCCGACGCCGCGGGCTTCGGCTGGACGCTCGGCGCCACGCGCTTCGACTGGCCGCACCTCGTGCGGGCCAAGGAGGCGGAGATCACCCGCCTGTCCGGGCTCTACCGGCAGAACCTGGAGAAGGCCGGCGCGTCCTTCGTCGAGGCCCGCGCCCGGATCGACGGCCCCAATGCCGTGGTGCTGACGGACGGCCGCCGCGTCGAGGCCGAGCACATCCTGGTGGCGACCGGCGGCCGCCCGACCATGCACCCCGACATCCCCGGGCTCGAACACGCGATCACGTCGAACGAGATCTTCGACCTCAGGGAGTTCCCGCGCCGCCTCGTGGTGGTGGGCGCCGGCTACATCGGGCTCGAGTTCGCGTCCGTCTTCGCCCGGCTCGGCGCCGAGGTGACGGTGATGTTCCGCGGCGACCAGATCCTGTCGGGCTTCGACGACGACATGCGCGACGGCCTGGCCGAGGCGCTGCGCGAGGCCGGCATCACGCTGCTGCCGCGCACGCTGCCCCGCGCCCTCACCCGCTCGGACGGGCGGATCGAGGTGCTGATGCCGGACGGCTCGACGGTCGCGGCCGACCAGGTCCTGATGGCGACGGGCCGCGCGCCCAACACCCGCAACATGGGCCTCGCCGAGGCCGGCGTGGCGCTCGACCGCAAGGGCGCCGTCAAGGTCGACGCCTTCTCGCACAGCTCCGTGCCGTCGATCCACGCCGTCGGCGACGTCACCGACCGCGTCAACCTCACCCCCGTCGCGGTGCGCGAGGGCCACGCCCTGGCCGACACGCTGTTCGGCGGGCGTCCCACCAGCGTCGACCACGCCCACGTGGCGTCGGCGGTCTTCTGCACGCCCGAGATCGGATCGATCGGCCTCACCGAGCGTCAGGCCCGCGAGCGCCACGACGTGGTCGACATCTTCAAGGCCGGCTTCCGGCCGCTGAAGGCGACGGTGTCGGGCCGGAAGGAGAAGGTGCTGTTCAAGCTCGTGGTGGACGGCGTCACCGACCGCGTGCTCGGCGTCCACATCCTCGGGCCCGAGGCCGGCGAGATGATCCAGATGTGCGCCATCGCGGTGCGGATGGGCGCCACCAAGGCCGACTTCGACGCCACCATGGCGGTCCACCCCACCATGGCGGAGGAGATCGTCACCATGCGGACCCGCTCGGCCCGCCACGTCCGCGCCGTGACGACGGGCGGCGGCGCGGACGAGGCCATGCACGAGGGCGCCCGCGCCCGCCAGCACACCGGCATGGCCGGGGCCTGA
- a CDS encoding alpha/beta hydrolase: protein MPIDPQAARLLAMLGAARPTDWPGVSAAARRDGFAALMRMAGTPPAVASVSDVRIAGAAGPLPARLYAPRDGTAPGLVYFHGGGLVAGDLDTHDALCRALAAGSDCRVLSVGYRLAPEHPFPAAAEDAVAAAGDALGRAAEFGLDPARVAVGGDSAGGTLATLAAGALRTRVALQLLLCPALDAAPDTESRRLFARGHLLDAAMMARDLADCAPGALDLADPRLSPLRDPDLAGRPPALIHTAEFDPLRDEGALYAERLAAAGVPVRHRCHPGMIHHFYGLTGLVPAARAALADIAAELGARLAMG, encoded by the coding sequence GTGCCGATCGACCCGCAGGCCGCGCGGCTCCTGGCGATGCTGGGCGCCGCGCGGCCGACCGACTGGCCGGGCGTGTCGGCCGCCGCGCGCCGCGACGGCTTCGCGGCGCTGATGCGGATGGCGGGGACGCCGCCCGCGGTGGCCTCGGTCAGCGACGTGCGGATCGCCGGCGCCGCCGGCCCCCTGCCCGCGCGGCTCTACGCGCCGCGGGACGGCACCGCGCCGGGCCTCGTGTATTTCCACGGCGGCGGGCTCGTGGCCGGCGACCTCGACACCCACGACGCGCTGTGCCGCGCGCTGGCGGCGGGCTCCGACTGCCGCGTGCTGTCGGTCGGCTACCGCCTCGCGCCCGAGCACCCGTTCCCGGCCGCGGCCGAGGACGCCGTCGCGGCCGCGGGTGACGCGCTCGGCCGCGCGGCGGAGTTCGGCCTGGACCCGGCGCGCGTCGCCGTCGGCGGCGACTCGGCCGGCGGCACGCTCGCCACCCTGGCGGCGGGGGCGCTCCGCACCCGCGTGGCGCTGCAACTCCTGCTGTGCCCCGCGCTCGACGCGGCCCCGGACACGGAGTCCCGCCGCCTCTTCGCGCGGGGCCACCTCCTCGACGCCGCCATGATGGCCCGGGACCTCGCCGATTGCGCGCCGGGCGCGCTCGACCTCGCCGACCCGCGGCTGTCCCCGCTCCGCGATCCGGACCTCGCCGGCCGCCCGCCCGCGCTGATCCACACCGCGGAGTTCGACCCCCTGCGCGACGAGGGCGCCCTCTACGCCGAGCGGCTCGCCGCGGCGGGCGTCCCGGTGCGGCACCGCTGCCATCCCGGCATGATCCACCACTTCTACGGGCTGACGGGGCTCGTGCCGGCGGCCCGCGCGGCGCTGGCCGACATCGCGGCGGAGCTCGGCGCGCGGCTCGCGATGGGTTGA